In Lacibacter sp. H375, one DNA window encodes the following:
- a CDS encoding bifunctional UDP-3-O-[3-hydroxymyristoyl] N-acetylglucosamine deacetylase/3-hydroxyacyl-ACP dehydratase: MNQSNGNGQTNQHTLAESITISGVGIHTGSPVNMTLEPAEPNTGIIFQRIDLPDQPTVKADVDFVIETNRSTTLSNNGASVSTVEHLLAAFAGCEIDNVLIKIDGPETPILDGSSQPFVEALQKVGRKKQDAIKTWYTIDHNIYFLDENKKVEMVAMPADTFRINTLIDFNSPVLGTQHAQMSNLGEFNDEIASCRTFSFFHELEFLLKNNLIKGGDLNNAIVVVDKPVSDEQLETLSKAFGKEKFAVTSEGYLNNLQLRFPNEPARHKLLDLVGDLALVGMPFKAHIIANRPGHASNVEFARKIKEHIKKNRFKVNVPAYHPDKPPVHDVTAIEKILPHRYPFLLVDKIIELTDTYIVGVKNVTYNEPYFQGHFPGNYVMPGVLQVEALAQCGGLLAIPKDTEDKYDTYFLKVDNCKFKQKVVPGDTLILKMELKNPIRRGIVEMRGTIFVGSKVVCEGDLTAQIVKRTKND, from the coding sequence ATGAATCAGAGTAACGGCAACGGGCAAACCAACCAACATACACTGGCTGAGTCAATTACCATTTCCGGCGTGGGCATCCATACCGGCTCCCCGGTAAATATGACCCTCGAACCCGCCGAGCCAAATACAGGCATCATTTTTCAACGTATTGACCTTCCTGATCAGCCAACCGTAAAAGCTGATGTGGATTTTGTAATAGAAACAAACCGCAGTACTACCCTCTCAAACAACGGAGCTTCGGTTAGTACAGTGGAACATCTGCTGGCAGCTTTTGCCGGTTGTGAGATTGATAATGTGCTCATTAAAATAGATGGACCGGAAACCCCGATCCTTGATGGCAGTTCGCAGCCATTTGTTGAAGCTTTGCAAAAAGTAGGACGCAAAAAACAGGATGCCATCAAAACCTGGTATACCATCGACCATAATATTTATTTTCTCGATGAGAATAAGAAAGTGGAAATGGTTGCAATGCCGGCCGATACTTTCCGCATCAATACATTGATTGATTTCAACTCACCTGTGCTTGGTACACAACATGCGCAAATGAGTAATCTCGGTGAGTTTAATGATGAAATTGCATCGTGCAGAACCTTTTCCTTTTTTCACGAACTGGAGTTTCTCTTAAAAAATAATCTCATTAAAGGCGGCGATCTCAATAATGCGATCGTAGTGGTTGATAAACCTGTAAGTGATGAGCAATTAGAAACACTTTCAAAGGCATTCGGCAAAGAAAAGTTTGCGGTTACCAGCGAAGGTTATCTCAACAACCTGCAATTGCGTTTCCCCAATGAACCTGCACGTCATAAGTTGCTTGATTTGGTTGGCGATCTTGCATTAGTGGGTATGCCCTTCAAAGCGCATATTATTGCTAACCGTCCGGGCCATGCAAGTAATGTTGAGTTTGCCCGCAAGATCAAAGAGCATATTAAAAAGAACAGGTTCAAAGTAAATGTTCCTGCTTATCATCCTGATAAACCACCGGTACATGATGTAACAGCAATCGAAAAAATCCTTCCGCACCGTTACCCTTTCCTGTTGGTTGATAAGATCATTGAACTGACCGATACATATATTGTGGGTGTAAAGAATGTAACTTACAATGAACCATACTTCCAGGGGCATTTCCCGGGCAACTATGTTATGCCGGGTGTATTACAGGTAGAAGCATTGGCGCAATGTGGTGGATTGTTAGCTATTCCAAAAGATACAGAAGACAAATACGATACTTATTTTCTGAAAGTTGATAATTGCAAATTCAAACAGAAAGTTGTACCGGGCGATACCTTAATTTTAAAAATGGAATTAAAAAATCCAATAAGAAGAGGGATCGTAGAAATGAGGGGAACCATTTTTGTGGGCAGCAAAGTGGTGTGTGAGGGAGATCTTACTGCTCAAATCGTAAAACGAACAAAGAATGATTAG
- the lpxA gene encoding acyl-ACP--UDP-N-acetylglucosamine O-acyltransferase, which yields MISNLAHIHPNAQIGNNVTIDPFTVIHDDVIIGDGTHVMSNVTIFSASRIGKNCNIFPGAVIGAVPQDLKYRGEYTLAEIGDNTTIRECVTVHRGTTDKNTTKVGNNCLIMAYAHVAHDCIVGNNVILANSVQLAGHVTIDDYAIIGGMSAAHQFTHVGKHSYIAGMSAIRKDVPPYVKAAREPLSYVGINNVGLSRRGYSKETIEEIFKIYHILFVEKHIVSKAVELIEQMLPITETRDEILGFIKKSEIGVIKRKSQTGGDEDIAF from the coding sequence ATGATTAGTAATCTTGCTCATATACACCCCAATGCTCAGATCGGTAACAATGTTACCATTGATCCCTTTACCGTTATTCATGATGATGTTATAATTGGAGATGGGACTCATGTTATGAGCAACGTCACCATTTTTTCTGCTTCACGAATTGGAAAGAATTGCAACATTTTTCCAGGTGCTGTTATTGGCGCCGTGCCACAGGATCTGAAATATCGTGGAGAATATACGTTGGCTGAAATTGGTGACAATACCACCATTCGTGAATGTGTAACCGTGCATCGTGGTACAACCGATAAGAATACAACGAAAGTTGGCAACAATTGTCTCATCATGGCCTATGCGCATGTTGCGCATGATTGTATTGTTGGCAATAATGTTATTCTTGCCAACTCTGTCCAATTAGCGGGGCATGTGACCATTGATGATTACGCTATTATTGGTGGAATGAGTGCGGCTCACCAGTTTACACATGTTGGTAAACACTCCTACATTGCCGGAATGAGTGCTATACGAAAAGATGTACCTCCTTATGTAAAAGCAGCACGTGAGCCATTAAGCTATGTAGGCATCAACAATGTTGGTTTAAGCCGCAGAGGTTACAGTAAAGAAACGATTGAAGAGATTTTCAAGATCTACCATATTCTTTTTGTTGAGAAACATATTGTATCAAAAGCAGTTGAGCTGATTGAGCAAATGTTACCCATTACGGAAACAAGAGATGAAATTCTCGGATTTATTAAGAAGTCTGAGATCGGCGTTATCAAACGTAAATCACAAACCGGCGGCGATGAAGATATTGCTTTCTGA
- a CDS encoding ABC transporter ATP-binding protein — protein MKILLSDAGKRYNREWIFRGLTYEFTDADAYAITGNNGSGKSTLLQIIAGAVQHSEGKVDFINSAGNIAAEHHHQHIGIAAPYLELPEEMTLIEFLEFHQSFKSFLSTYTAKSIIHLLGLEKASNKQLRNFSSGMKQRVKLAQAILSDVPVVLLDEPCTNLDADGISLYHRLINENCSNRLVIVSSNDEVEYKFCNHKLSIMDYK, from the coding sequence ATGAAGATATTGCTTTCTGATGCCGGCAAGCGATATAACAGGGAATGGATCTTTCGGGGCCTCACTTACGAATTTACTGACGCTGATGCTTATGCCATAACCGGCAACAACGGTTCGGGAAAATCAACCTTATTACAGATCATTGCAGGTGCGGTGCAACATTCCGAAGGGAAAGTTGATTTCATAAATTCTGCTGGCAATATTGCAGCAGAACATCATCATCAACATATCGGTATTGCAGCTCCTTATCTTGAACTTCCTGAAGAAATGACCTTGATCGAGTTCCTTGAATTTCATCAATCATTCAAATCTTTTCTTTCTACCTATACAGCAAAAAGCATCATCCATCTACTTGGTTTGGAAAAAGCAAGTAATAAACAACTCCGCAACTTCAGTAGCGGTATGAAGCAACGTGTAAAACTGGCGCAGGCTATTTTAAGCGATGTGCCTGTTGTTTTGCTCGATGAACCTTGCACAAACTTAGATGCAGATGGTATTTCATTATACCACAGGTTGATTAATGAGAATTGCAGTAACCGGTTAGTAATTGTGAGCAGTAATGATGAAGTGGAATACAAGTTCTGCAATCACAAGCTCAGCATTATGGACTATAAATAA
- a CDS encoding cupin domain-containing protein, translating into MYFHHLNSIAAKEMFPGYHGKFIHTGKSTIAFWNIDANSPIPEHSHMHEQIMHVVEGEFELTVDGKTEVLSAGAVVTIPGNIKHGGKAISNCKVIDVFMPEREEYK; encoded by the coding sequence ATGTATTTCCATCATCTCAATTCTATTGCAGCAAAAGAAATGTTTCCAGGTTATCATGGAAAATTCATTCATACCGGAAAATCCACTATTGCATTCTGGAACATTGATGCCAACTCTCCTATTCCTGAGCACTCGCATATGCACGAACAGATCATGCATGTAGTTGAAGGCGAATTTGAGTTAACGGTTGATGGTAAAACTGAAGTGCTGTCAGCAGGAGCTGTGGTAACCATTCCCGGAAATATTAAACACGGTGGCAAAGCAATCAGCAATTGTAAAGTGATTGACGTGTTTATGCCGGAGAGGGAAGAGTATAAATAA
- a CDS encoding alanine dehydrogenase, translated as MALSKPIVSASFSYETLEEKLDIKAKGAQLFIGIPREQMFQENRIALTPEAVSVLVSNGHRVMIEYLAGEGSHFSDKDYSEAGAKIAYDRKEVYQCDILIKSAPVCEQELELLKPGQTIISPIHLAVMKPEILEGMMEKRITALSFENLKDDSGHNPIVRSMSEIAGSAVMLIAGQYLSSFNSGKGVLLGGISGIPPTKVIIIGAGIVGEYAARTALAMGGSVKVFDNNIYKLKRMQTAIGHRMWTSVVEPKILAKQLKTCDVAVGALSSIGGARSAIVVSEEMVAAMRPGSVIVDVSIDRGGCFETSEVTSHESPIFIKHGVIHYCVPNIPSGFARTASTAISNVLMPLLLEIADEGGLEKLLWHKLNIRNGIYLFKGSLTNFYLSQRFDLKYTDLNLLIASRG; from the coding sequence ATGGCGTTATCAAAACCAATAGTGAGTGCATCGTTCAGTTACGAGACCTTAGAAGAAAAATTAGATATTAAAGCAAAAGGCGCCCAGTTGTTCATCGGTATTCCCCGTGAACAAATGTTCCAGGAAAACCGCATTGCACTTACACCGGAAGCGGTAAGTGTGTTGGTGAGCAATGGTCACCGGGTAATGATCGAATACCTTGCAGGCGAAGGATCGCATTTCAGCGATAAAGATTACAGTGAGGCAGGTGCTAAGATTGCGTACGACCGCAAAGAAGTTTACCAATGTGATATATTGATCAAATCGGCTCCGGTGTGTGAACAAGAGCTGGAACTCCTTAAACCAGGTCAGACGATTATTTCTCCCATCCATCTTGCGGTAATGAAACCGGAGATACTGGAAGGTATGATGGAGAAACGTATTACTGCATTATCATTCGAAAACCTGAAAGATGATTCCGGGCACAATCCCATCGTTCGTAGTATGAGTGAAATTGCCGGGAGTGCTGTGATGCTGATCGCCGGACAATACCTGAGCAGTTTCAATAGTGGTAAAGGTGTGTTGCTGGGAGGTATCAGTGGTATACCTCCAACAAAAGTTATCATCATCGGTGCAGGTATTGTGGGTGAATATGCAGCACGTACAGCATTGGCAATGGGTGGAAGTGTAAAAGTGTTTGATAATAATATTTATAAACTGAAGCGGATGCAAACGGCCATCGGTCATCGCATGTGGACCTCAGTTGTTGAGCCGAAAATTTTAGCGAAACAGTTGAAGACTTGCGATGTTGCGGTTGGTGCGTTGTCGTCAATTGGAGGCGCAAGAAGTGCCATTGTTGTGAGCGAAGAAATGGTGGCAGCAATGCGTCCGGGTAGTGTAATCGTTGACGTTAGTATTGATCGTGGTGGTTGTTTTGAAACGAGCGAGGTTACTAGTCATGAAAGTCCCATTTTTATCAAACACGGCGTTATCCATTATTGTGTTCCGAATATTCCGAGTGGTTTTGCACGTACTGCTTCTACAGCCATCAGCAATGTATTGATGCCATTGTTGCTCGAAATTGCTGATGAAGGCGGTTTGGAAAAATTACTCTGGCATAAGCTGAATATCCGCAACGGTATTTATCTCTTCAAGGGATCTCTCACCAATTTTTATCTCAGTCAACGGTTTGATCTGAAGTACACCGATTTGAATTTGTTGATTGCAAGCAGGGGGTAG
- the tsaE gene encoding tRNA (adenosine(37)-N6)-threonylcarbamoyltransferase complex ATPase subunit type 1 TsaE, with the protein MQYTLTKENIHSVAKELLQQLKQYRVWAFDAAMGSGKTTFIHALCDVMGVTDAVGSPTFSIINQYQSADGQMIYHLDLYRIKDEEEAIQAGVEDVLFSGDLCLVEWPGKAADLFPDDTVYLSIEVIDANTRRITAKVPK; encoded by the coding sequence GTGCAATACACTTTAACAAAAGAAAATATACACAGCGTTGCAAAAGAACTGTTGCAGCAATTGAAGCAATACAGAGTATGGGCTTTTGACGCAGCAATGGGTAGCGGTAAAACAACCTTTATTCATGCCCTGTGCGATGTAATGGGTGTAACTGATGCAGTTGGCAGCCCAACTTTTTCTATTATCAATCAATATCAATCGGCTGATGGGCAAATGATCTATCATCTTGATCTGTATCGTATAAAAGATGAAGAAGAAGCCATCCAGGCGGGTGTGGAAGATGTGTTGTTCAGCGGTGATCTTTGTTTGGTTGAATGGCCCGGCAAGGCAGCTGACCTCTTTCCCGATGATACTGTATACCTCTCAATTGAGGTGATTGATGCAAACACAAGGAGAATAACTGCAAAAGTTCCGAAGTAG
- a CDS encoding heavy metal translocating P-type ATPase — protein sequence METMNWKVDGMTCANCALTIHKYLEKEGMKNVKANPASGEVLFDLIENTDTDKLEKGLESLGYQVAERNGVAAKPVEKKKMNRFLRYVLLCAPFTLVLMLHMFEKWIHIHWLMNPWVQLGLCIPVYVIGMSFFGRSAWKSIRNGMPNMNVLVAVGATAAFVYSLYGTLTGQAEQYLFYETAATIITLVFLGNYLEDASVEQTQRALNSLAKSQKVMANMIAFDDHHHEQIFPVENTVLHVGDLILIKSGEQIPADCKILWGEATVNEAIITGESLPLTKKQKDQLIGGSILVDGTVKAQVTATAKDSVLSNIVNLVKQAQGEKPPVQQLADKISAIFVPIVLGIALVTLAANWIIIKEFTPALMRSIAVLVIACPCAMGLATPAAIAVGLGRAAKNGVLFRNAKSLELFKNITQVVFDKTGTLTTGNFVLADWKVVNGERSMVNGHSAVINRQFANSYSSNTQENTALDSPIQHSPLAIDDTEFKRIVYSLEKYSNHPIAACITSSWKTNKDERWTSIEEIKGFGMKAVTKEGVEWIAGSYKAAEAETTDETHNVYVLRNGKLVGWVDVKDELRAEAKPIVQYLKSKNIKTILLSGDRKAKSEAIAKQLGIDEVIAEQTPEQKLEVIERLNKITPTAMVGDGINDAPALAKATIGISLSEASQVAMQTADVVLMNHGLKNLPLSLGLGKHTFITIKQNLFWAFFYNIIAIPVAAFGLLTPTFGALVMGLSDVVLAINSVRLFVKRVV from the coding sequence ATGGAAACAATGAATTGGAAAGTAGATGGAATGACTTGTGCCAATTGCGCCCTTACGATCCATAAATATCTTGAAAAAGAAGGTATGAAGAATGTAAAGGCCAACCCGGCAAGCGGTGAAGTATTGTTTGACCTTATTGAAAATACGGATACAGATAAACTCGAAAAAGGACTTGAATCATTAGGCTACCAAGTTGCAGAACGGAATGGTGTTGCAGCAAAACCTGTAGAGAAGAAAAAGATGAACAGGTTCCTACGCTATGTATTACTCTGCGCACCATTTACATTGGTGTTGATGCTGCACATGTTTGAAAAATGGATCCATATTCATTGGTTGATGAATCCATGGGTGCAATTAGGGTTATGTATTCCGGTGTATGTTATTGGTATGAGTTTCTTTGGTCGTAGTGCATGGAAAAGCATCCGCAACGGTATGCCGAATATGAATGTATTAGTGGCAGTGGGTGCAACAGCTGCATTTGTGTATAGCTTGTACGGCACATTAACCGGTCAGGCCGAACAATATTTATTTTATGAAACTGCAGCCACCATTATCACCTTAGTATTCCTTGGTAATTACCTGGAAGATGCATCCGTTGAACAAACACAACGAGCATTGAACAGTTTGGCAAAGAGCCAGAAAGTAATGGCGAATATGATTGCGTTTGATGATCATCATCACGAACAAATATTCCCTGTTGAAAATACTGTGTTACATGTGGGTGATCTTATTCTCATTAAAAGTGGCGAACAGATTCCTGCAGATTGCAAAATACTTTGGGGTGAAGCAACAGTTAACGAAGCAATCATTACCGGCGAAAGTTTGCCGCTCACCAAAAAACAAAAAGATCAACTGATTGGTGGAAGTATTTTGGTTGATGGAACTGTAAAAGCTCAGGTTACTGCAACGGCCAAAGATTCTGTACTCTCAAATATTGTGAATCTTGTAAAACAGGCACAGGGAGAAAAACCACCTGTGCAACAATTGGCCGATAAGATCAGCGCCATCTTTGTTCCAATCGTATTAGGTATTGCGTTGGTAACACTTGCAGCCAACTGGATCATCATCAAAGAATTTACACCTGCATTGATGCGTAGCATTGCTGTATTAGTGATTGCATGTCCTTGTGCAATGGGATTAGCAACACCGGCTGCAATTGCTGTGGGTCTGGGTCGTGCTGCAAAGAATGGAGTCTTGTTCCGTAATGCGAAAAGTCTTGAACTGTTCAAAAATATTACGCAGGTTGTATTTGACAAAACAGGAACTTTAACTACTGGTAATTTTGTGTTGGCAGACTGGAAAGTTGTGAATGGTGAGCGGTCAATGGTGAACGGCCACTCAGCAGTCATCAATCGTCAATTTGCAAATAGTTATTCATCAAATACACAAGAGAATACAGCTTTAGACTCTCCTATTCAGCATTCACCACTCGCCATTGACGACACAGAATTCAAACGTATCGTTTATTCGCTTGAAAAATATTCGAATCACCCTATTGCAGCTTGTATTACATCTTCATGGAAAACAAACAAAGATGAACGCTGGACTTCAATAGAAGAGATCAAAGGCTTTGGAATGAAAGCAGTGACTAAAGAAGGCGTTGAATGGATAGCAGGTTCATACAAAGCAGCGGAAGCAGAAACAACAGATGAAACACATAATGTGTATGTATTAAGAAATGGAAAATTAGTTGGTTGGGTTGATGTAAAAGATGAATTACGTGCAGAAGCAAAGCCAATTGTTCAATACCTCAAGAGTAAAAACATCAAAACCATTTTACTCAGCGGCGATCGTAAAGCAAAAAGCGAAGCCATTGCTAAACAGTTAGGTATTGATGAAGTGATTGCTGAACAAACACCCGAACAAAAATTAGAAGTGATCGAACGGTTGAATAAAATTACACCTACTGCCATGGTGGGGGATGGTATTAATGATGCACCTGCACTTGCCAAAGCAACTATTGGAATTTCATTAAGCGAAGCTTCACAGGTTGCTATGCAAACAGCTGATGTAGTGTTGATGAATCATGGTTTGAAAAATCTGCCTTTATCGCTGGGATTGGGTAAACATACATTCATCACCATCAAACAGAATTTATTCTGGGCATTTTTCTATAACATCATTGCCATTCCTGTTGCTGCATTCGGTTTATTAACCCCAACATTTGGTGCGTTGGTTATGGGGCTAAGTGATGTGGTATTAGCAATCAACAGTGTGCGTTTGTTTGTGAAAAGAGTCGTGTAA
- a CDS encoding RecQ family ATP-dependent DNA helicase, with protein sequence MQNLSSILQQYWGYSSFRPMQEEIITSVLESHDTLALLPTGGGKSICYQVPALAKDGMCIVVSPLIALMKDQVEALHRKDIRAAAIYTGMPFPQVKDILQMAVNEKLKFLYVSPERLETNLFLEYLPGMNIQLIAIDEAHCISQWGYDFRPSYLKIVNFRKELRGVPLLAVTASATPQVQDDICNQLQFRNHHIYKGSFLRPNVSFSVFRVESRINKILQILNNVQGCAIVYCKSRKITQETAQLLQLHHISADYYHAGLSNDERSKRQESWLKNETRVIVCTNAFGMGIDKPDVRVVIHHDMPDCLENYYQEAGRAGRDGQKSYAVLLYEEKDLIDLKGLSAIRFPPVTEVKRVYQCLVNYLQLPSGSGELQWVDFDLNDFIKTFKLNVYTAVYAIKTLEQEGWISYAEQIFLPAKVVFTANKQQLVEFEQQHPQLEPVMKALLRTYGGIFDMESFISEKQLVSVVKTDLDSIKQALFQLHQHGIINYSPQKDKPQLQFLENRPAVEDLFINPMNLLQRKEQFEQRVNKMLEYVTAATTCRSKTIGTYFGDQNIGDCGVCDNCLQKKGNDLSPDEFERIRSFINENAVDKGIVVKDLLLKMGSKQKERIWKVIDHLMAEEKITLTKEGLLKLK encoded by the coding sequence ATGCAAAACCTCTCTTCCATACTTCAACAATACTGGGGCTACTCTTCTTTTCGGCCAATGCAGGAAGAGATCATTACTTCGGTATTAGAAAGTCATGATACACTTGCATTGCTTCCAACAGGCGGTGGTAAAAGCATTTGCTACCAGGTGCCCGCTTTAGCAAAAGATGGAATGTGCATTGTTGTATCGCCACTTATTGCTTTAATGAAAGACCAGGTGGAAGCACTGCATCGAAAAGACATCAGGGCAGCAGCGATCTATACCGGCATGCCTTTCCCGCAGGTGAAAGATATTTTACAGATGGCAGTAAATGAGAAACTGAAATTCCTCTACGTATCTCCGGAGCGTTTAGAAACAAATCTATTCCTTGAATATTTGCCGGGGATGAATATTCAACTTATTGCCATTGATGAAGCACATTGTATTTCACAATGGGGTTACGATTTTCGTCCTTCTTATTTAAAGATCGTCAACTTCAGAAAAGAATTAAGAGGTGTTCCTTTGCTTGCAGTAACAGCATCGGCAACTCCACAAGTTCAGGATGATATCTGCAACCAACTGCAATTTCGTAATCATCATATTTACAAAGGTTCTTTTCTTCGCCCTAATGTTTCATTCAGTGTGTTTCGTGTAGAAAGCCGCATTAATAAAATATTACAGATACTCAACAATGTGCAAGGTTGTGCTATTGTGTACTGCAAAAGCAGGAAGATAACACAGGAAACAGCACAACTTTTGCAACTGCATCATATTTCAGCAGACTATTATCATGCAGGCTTGTCAAATGATGAACGAAGTAAACGACAGGAATCCTGGCTAAAGAACGAAACAAGAGTGATTGTTTGTACCAATGCATTCGGCATGGGCATTGACAAACCAGATGTGCGTGTAGTAATTCATCATGACATGCCTGATTGTTTAGAAAACTATTACCAGGAAGCAGGCCGTGCAGGTCGTGATGGTCAAAAATCGTATGCTGTTCTTCTGTACGAAGAAAAAGATCTTATTGACTTGAAAGGATTATCTGCTATTCGCTTTCCCCCTGTTACAGAAGTTAAAAGAGTTTATCAATGTTTGGTAAATTATTTACAACTTCCGAGTGGTAGTGGTGAATTGCAATGGGTGGATTTCGATCTGAATGATTTCATCAAAACTTTTAAGTTGAATGTTTACACCGCTGTGTATGCAATCAAAACTTTAGAACAGGAAGGATGGATCAGTTATGCAGAACAGATCTTTCTGCCGGCAAAAGTTGTTTTCACAGCCAACAAACAACAGCTTGTTGAATTTGAACAACAACATCCGCAACTGGAGCCTGTTATGAAAGCATTGTTGCGTACTTACGGTGGCATTTTCGACATGGAGTCATTTATTTCAGAAAAACAATTAGTAAGTGTTGTAAAAACTGATCTTGATTCTATCAAACAGGCATTGTTTCAATTGCACCAACACGGCATCATTAATTATAGTCCGCAGAAAGATAAACCACAATTACAGTTTTTAGAAAACCGCCCGGCAGTAGAAGATCTGTTCATTAATCCTATGAATCTTTTACAACGCAAAGAACAGTTTGAACAACGAGTCAACAAAATGCTGGAGTATGTAACTGCTGCTACAACTTGCAGAAGTAAAACGATCGGAACATATTTTGGCGATCAAAATATTGGTGATTGTGGAGTATGTGATAATTGTTTACAGAAAAAAGGAAATGATCTATCGCCTGATGAGTTTGAACGTATCCGTTCATTCATAAATGAAAATGCCGTTGATAAAGGCATTGTAGTAAAAGACCTGTTACTTAAAATGGGAAGTAAACAGAAAGAACGGATATGGAAAGTGATTGATCATTTAATGGCAGAAGAAAAAATAACCCTTACAAAAGAAGGTTTGCTTAAATTGAAATAA
- a CDS encoding RagB/SusD family nutrient uptake outer membrane protein: MKYKFIKSFLGGLALLSMVGCNPMKLDEVADPNNPSVGSVSNNASRAQIQFLITGLESRHRDYLFTVTAAFGTFGREIWYFNASDPRFQTDWLGQSGRRPDAAYFGFGATGGAAYATPYQAIRQAIVLRNAANNTGALNDQEKKAVTGFAKTIMGYQFMIPANFLYDNGIRVDIEDPLNPGDFVPYQDALTAIKAILDEGYADLNAAGTTFPFSLTAGWSGYNNIDGIKKVNRAIAARLAIYRKDWQGALDAANASFMNLTGSLSAGPAHTYGAAPDIFNPLFYVLDASISTIIVVHPSMIADATPNDARVAAKFFQRTTAASVSTDAGTLFGTHQDRRWPTNTTAIPFIKNEELILIKAEAHAQLNQLTQAVAAIDIIRTAANIGAYGGAQTQPALISEILYQRRYSLWAEPWGHRWIDTRRYDRMNEIPVAADQGAVFKQFPKPQADLNWDIYTGG, translated from the coding sequence ATGAAATATAAATTCATAAAATCATTCCTGGGAGGTCTTGCACTTCTTTCGATGGTGGGATGTAACCCGATGAAGCTTGATGAAGTGGCAGATCCTAACAACCCATCTGTAGGAAGTGTATCAAATAATGCTTCCCGTGCACAGATACAATTTTTGATCACAGGCTTAGAGTCACGTCATCGTGATTATCTCTTTACTGTAACGGCCGCTTTTGGAACATTTGGCAGAGAGATCTGGTATTTTAATGCATCCGATCCCCGTTTCCAGACAGATTGGTTAGGACAAAGCGGCAGGAGGCCAGATGCTGCTTATTTTGGTTTTGGCGCTACCGGTGGTGCAGCTTATGCAACACCATACCAAGCCATTCGCCAGGCAATTGTGTTGCGTAATGCTGCAAACAATACCGGTGCATTAAACGACCAGGAAAAAAAGGCTGTAACTGGCTTTGCAAAAACGATCATGGGCTATCAATTCATGATACCTGCTAATTTTTTGTATGATAATGGTATTCGTGTTGATATTGAAGATCCGCTAAATCCAGGTGATTTTGTTCCTTACCAGGATGCACTTACAGCTATTAAAGCAATTCTGGATGAAGGTTATGCTGATCTGAATGCAGCAGGTACTACATTCCCATTTAGTCTTACTGCAGGATGGAGCGGCTATAATAACATTGACGGGATAAAGAAAGTGAACCGTGCAATTGCTGCACGCCTTGCGATTTACAGGAAAGACTGGCAAGGTGCTTTAGATGCAGCTAATGCATCTTTCATGAACTTAACTGGAAGTTTAAGTGCCGGCCCTGCACATACATACGGTGCAGCTCCCGATATTTTCAATCCATTATTTTATGTGCTGGATGCAAGTATCAGTACGATCATTGTTGTGCATCCTTCTATGATTGCTGATGCAACACCTAATGATGCACGAGTGGCTGCGAAGTTTTTCCAACGTACAACTGCGGCCAGTGTTTCAACAGATGCGGGTACATTATTCGGTACCCACCAGGATCGTCGTTGGCCAACGAATACGACTGCTATTCCATTCATAAAAAATGAAGAACTGATCCTTATTAAGGCGGAGGCTCATGCACAGTTAAATCAACTAACGCAGGCAGTTGCAGCAATTGATATTATCAGAACAGCTGCCAACATCGGAGCTTACGGTGGAGCACAAACGCAACCTGCATTGATCAGTGAAATTCTTTATCAGCGTAGATATTCATTGTGGGCTGAACCATGGGGGCATCGCTGGATTGATACTCGCAGGTACGACCGGATGAATGAAATTCCTGTTGCTGCAGATCAAGGTGCTGTATTCAAACAGTTCCCAAAACCACAGGCAGATCTTAACTGGGATATTTATACCGGTGGGTAA